From the Glycine max cultivar Williams 82 chromosome 11, Glycine_max_v4.0, whole genome shotgun sequence genome, the window GGGGATTAGCTGAAGCTTGATTTAGCAAACCATGAGATACCTAAAGAAGGGGGAAAAATCTTTAGCAACCAGCATAATTTACTAGCAAGTGTACCAtttcaaatgtttttaatttctccAGAAAAACCACTGATGTAAATGTAGgtacaaaaaaaaagtggataTGTTAATACCTTTGTCGATGTCCGCAACGCCCCTGGATTATTTTTTGGAATgttggaatgattttttttaattctgttCTGTTCCAACACTGAAGCTGTTTTACTTGTTTCACCTGCACCAGAAGGCAGATTGATTGACATGTGGAGTGACCTTTTAGTTGGTCCCTTCTCCACTGAGTCTCCAACAGACTTCAAACTTTTTGCAGCAAAGTTTATTCCATTTCTGGGTTTAGTAACTACAGTAGCTGTTTTGCTTGTGATACCGGCACCAGATGGGAGATTGATTGACATGTAAAGTGATGGTGCAGTTATTCTTTTCTTCTCAACCAACCCTCCAACAGACTTCTTACTTGTTGAAAAATTGTTTAAGCCATTTCTGGACTGTGAAGCTGCAGCAGTTCTTTTGCGTGTTTCACCGGTACCAGATGGAAGATTGATTGACATGTGGACTGACTGTGCAGTTAGTCTCTTCTTCTCAACTAAGCCTCCAACAGACTTCTTACCCATCGGACCACTGTTTATTCCACTTCTGGGTGGCACAGCAGCCTTCCTTTCATCAAAAGAACGAGAATGATTGGCAACCCCAGTTTTGGTTGATAATTTTGGAGAAGAGTTTACTTCTCTTCCCTTGACAGGCAAAGCCAAAACTTCCTGATCAACAGGAACCTGCAGCATCAGTATGATAAATGTGAAGAGTtgccaaaattataaatttactcATCAGAAGAAACAAAAGGAAATCACATAAAAACAAAGAAGAGAAAGCATAGATTTACATGATCTAGTGTCATCTCTTCTGCAGGGACAGCAATATCTGTATTGTCCTCAACAAGATAAAGCTGGTTAGAATTAGAATTATCAACAAATCTGCAACTTTCCACATTAAGATCCGTAGCAGTGTGATGACGCGGCACATCCTCTGCTCCTTCCACATTAGAAATGTCCAAATCACTTTGTCGGGCATCACATTTATGTTGGTCTCTATCAGCACATTCAACAACTTGGTAATTAACAGTTTCATTATCCGGCTGTTCATTGGCGGCCACAGTGTTTTCCACATTTGAACTTGTCTCAGAGGATGAATCGGCACAGTTTCCTTCATGAACTTGTGCCTCAAAAGTTCCATTAGCCTGAGCGTTTGCTTCTTGGATCACAGCAGCTGCTCGCTCTGCAGCCTTTCTTTTGTAATGAGCCTCAAAGTAGGCTTTCTTAGCGGCAACAGAACCCGGCTTGGAATATTTCTCGGCTTCTTCTACGTAGCGATTGTGTGAAAATGTTGACCATTTCTCCCAATCCAGGCTCTCTGTCATAAACCTCCCAAACGAGATAGATTCTCCAAGCGCAAGAATGGGGTTACCCTGGAatcacaaagaaaataaaaaataaataaataccaatATATATAACAAGTCACCACACCACAGACTCAACACTGCAGAAGAAACTGCAAAATCGTAATATTGATataaatcttaaattaaaaatgtatatatatatatatccataaCAGAACAATAGCATTGATGAATTTACCAGTGACATCGAAACCCATGCGTGGTTGCTTTCCTCGACAAAAACAACGTGAGATTGAATTATAgaaattttcaaaactttggCAAATGAATCCATAAAATGAAGGCGGCGAGAAGTTCTACAGTTCAGTGCATGGTATAATTATACCAACGCTTTTAACTGAATAGTTAAGTTGCAGAAGGAAACGCAAttctaaaaaaatctaaaatcgaAACAAAATGCAGTTACAGACACTACAACCTCCCTCTCATTCTCTCAACaaccaaaaaccaaacatagcataacaccaattctcagtaaccaacgcaacaaaaaaaaaacataaaaagttgaGATTacgaaaccaaaaaaaaaaaaaaaaactcacctcGTAACAAGTAGTTTCTGCGGGAGAGGAGAAGGATCGAACAAGACACGCCGATGATTCAGCCATAACGCAACGCAAAACCCTTActcaacaaacaaacaaacaaacaattttggcctcttttttttctctctcactacAACCACATTCAGAAGAGTGAATCTAAAAACTCTGGTGCTTGAGAAATTAATGTGAATCACAAATTAAACGGTCCAATAAATATAATTCCCAATACACAAAATCTCAATGGCAtatggagaaaagaaaaaatggaacCGCTTTATTTTTATATCGGTTTGAGTAACGTTgaggtttttaaattttagtttggtATTTATACTACTGACTCACTAGGCTCCTTGGTTGGGGTATGAATTGGACACGACCTGGATTCTGGCCCTAATATGAATCTTCGTGTCATAaggacacttttttttttaattttattttacggATTTGGCCCACAATGTTGAATTTATTTTGTGCTAATCCTCTTTTCCCTAACGTCTAGTTTTcctaatctttttctttttcttttatttttcatttttggccgTTAGATTTTTTTCCTGTTGCATTGACATTCCAttttttcaactaaaaaaaattattccatttttttcaaatattactcctttcattcttatttataaaataaaaatttaaaattattgtatttttttataagactcaatttataatatttattatattaattatttttatattaaaaatattcctaatttaaataaaagataaaatgtatTGACAAGCAACTAGAAAAGATAGAAGTATTAATTACAAagataatcttaaaaaatattataaatttaaaagaaatattattattatcaactaaattaattattttttttttaattttgatgaattacatAATTGAGtcttatgtataaaaaatgaaaaaaattatttgtgatgAACTTTACTAATAAATGTGGGTTTTGGTCAATAATGAGAAGTTGAGGGTTGGTAACATTATATTTGCTAATGGAGATTTGCTTAGATACTTTtgtattattggttaaaattataaatgagactccttaaatattaaatgcatttcacaaattttgtcagtttttaattattaataaaaatatgttgttaACATGTTTCAATACTGGTCAAAGATTATTTTGTAAATAGTAGTTTAATAGGATTGCAGTAAGAGATTATActattaatcaattatttttaataaataaacttgttataaatgataattagtgatgaaataacattataatgtttttttacattattagtaGATATGTTATTTGTTTATTGTGTATTGACTAAACAAACACAACTTTATTCACGGTCCAAACAATAATTAGCTtcctacaaaaagaattcataagatcatattaaataatattttttatggttaatTTAGTaggattgttattttttatttttttaccaaagtaGGACTGTTATTATAGTTTGAATTTGGACCAAGGAAATATAAGCGGAGGTAGATCTAAATCAAGTATAGATAAATAATAATCTCCAACGGCCATTTCTGCAATTATGGTTGTTACATCCAGGCCAGCCCAACAACGTGCCGGCGGCTTTTTTACCcaaaagggtatttttttttcttttttttcatatgagttgtttttaaattatttatcaaaagaaataaatcGTACTAagtattatgatttttatttttttttaaactgaagtcataatttttttaaaaaaagttgtaatctttttttaaaaaagaaaactagagtcgtaaaattatttatgattttaatgtaattattttattttacgaatttgaaaagttttttttttttgtattgtaacttcaaagtcataatattttttttaatttggacaGCTAGGATTGGTGCATGGAGAGGAATGGACTGTCATGGAGGCTAGTAAAGTCGTGAGCCTCTCCATGACTTgactatttacttttttttcaaattttataatattacataTTAGAATATTGCaactcttattattattttagggtttaATGTGTTAATAAgttataacatattaaataaaatattatctaaattttaaataaataaaaatatttaaataaaataatatttaaaaaataatatattttaaataataaaacactagaaaaatatataacatattaaataaaattaataacaagtaaaattaaaattatttatttaataattaaattaataaatttgtttacgatttaaaaaaaataaagcaaaataaaataaaaaaattgtgaaaaaaattcataataattaaaattaatttttttaaaaagcaaaACTGATTAGTACTTTTGATTTGTTATGTATCACAAATatacaattttagtttttcatattttaattgtatcAATTGAGTCTTTCATAtacttaaattcaattttagtgTCTCTTTTCCCTATACTAATATTAttcttgttaatatatatatatatatatatatatatatatatatatatatatcactgcATTTGTGATATTTAAAGAAATTGATTGACACCGTTGAatcaattaaaccaaaaaataattatcataatgaATCACTCAGAAATTTTTTATCACAATCAGCTTTTGATTAtgcaaatatctttttttttattttgactttttaaaattaatcactCTAATAATCTCATTACCTTGCCGCTTTATGTGTTGACTTATGTTGAAAATCAATTAACTTTGACATAATAAAGATGGTGTGTCTATTAGAGTAATTTGAGATAATAATCTCATTACCTTGCCGCTTTATGTGTTGGTTGAACTTTACAGTTAGGTTTAGTTACaaatttaatgtaatttgaTTTATGTTTGAAGTAACGAAAAAGTAAGAGAAAAACGAGTTTTTAAGTAAATTCTTTGAGTGAAAATCACGTTCAGCTAATCCCAAAAAATGatttgtccaaaaaaaaaataagtgtaattttttttaagaaataaatctcagtttatatgttaaaacaataaatcaaacacacccttatCATGATGTCTTAtacatgatatatttttatattcttgtcaaattcattaattaaataattcccACCGTCTgactgaaaaaaaaacattttgtatGACAATATAatcgaataaaaaaatgaaaagcaaaTAATTGCTTTCTTAAAcaactaattattttattaattactctctaatatcatatttttttatttcatatcacTATAATTAGGATCTTAAACTCTTCAGTCCTACACCAATAAATTTTCATaagctttgattttttttattgattatgagATTATTCTTTAAGGATAAAATTCAGATTCTTCTCTTACAAACACAAAGTATTGTGAATCGAGTGTTCAATatcatataaactaaaaaagttaataatttcaATTCAAGTGAGAGCGAAACTCTCTTCGTAATTATCACAGTTCAGTTCTTTTTCAAATTGCAAGAGCATACGATTAAACCAGATTATGAAATAGTTAGGCAGTGTCACAACTAACAATTGAGTTATCCCATGCTGCAAGTGCAATCTACATAATTTCTTTGAGTAGCACGTCATAATAATTTAGGTTGTTCATTCGTATTAGTCTTGATTGACTGATCATAACAATAAATacacatttgatttttttttccctaaaattTTGCCATTCATTGTTACCCAGCgcaagttttaaaatttgtggTTGACTTCACTCAACATAAaatctaattttagtttatgacTGAAAATTATCCCTTACTTACACCATTTTAATCATAACATTATTCATTGCAGGGTCTTTAGCAGAGCAAAGATAAGTaacaagtattaaaaaaaaaatatctacacatattttctatttatttagaGGAAAGTTGTCTATCAAACTAATAAAAGACCAATAATTAGGTCTAAGAGAAGAGGTTAGTCTTTCATAAAGTgataaattaatgtttaaatcTCTGTTAAAAAAgatgtttatatttaatatctgATCATACCTCTAACAGGATTGTCTCCAAAGGAAGAGACATGTGGaaaatccaaaacaaaaaaactaagaaaagacctcaaaacaaaatgaatcaTTGAACTTGGATATCAAGGATGTTGGAGTAGCTGGTAGCCTTGGGTATGGTTATGTAAAGCATACCATCCTTAACCTCTGCCTTAATATTCTCAAACTGCACATTATCAGGCAAAGCAATCCTACTGCTATACCTACCATAACTCTTAGCAGACCATTCCTCCTCTTCTTGCTGCTTTTCTTGTTGTAATTCCACAATCTCATtctcttgcttcttcttttgtGCCTTCTCAGCCTTGACCACAAGCATCTTCTCCTCCACCCACACCTTCACATCCTCCTTGTTCATCCCAGGCATATCAAACCTCATCTTGTATTCACTCtcacactctttaatttcccaTGGTGCCCTTCCCCTTCTTCGATACCCTCCCACTCCCTCACTTGGAAGGGGTGATGAAGGCCACTCAAGTGTGCTAAATGCAAAAGGGTCCTCCATCATTCTCTCCATCGTCTCCATCATCTCTTGCACTGTCCTTGCCGTAGGAAATCGATCCCACAACCCTGCGTTTATTCAATTCCCCATGTTAACTGAATTAATACACAGTATATAGTCATATATTTAGTGCTAACTAgaaaattaagaagaagaataatTAAGTTTGCACTTAGTCAATAACATAGCATATACAAATCCACAGAGTGCCAGAAATTAATATATCGTTTAGAACAATTTCAACTTATACGTGGACATAGGACTATTATATGATTCAAGGTCGATCCAAAGGTGAACAAGatctaaaacaaatttttagcTGAAACATAATtgagttttattaattttacttgtaaGTTGAATAGCTCAATTAGaatttaatgtatataataatttatgtgaaaGAGTGATTGAGCTTAATTAATTACCTACGGGTGGGGTAGGAGCAACTTTGTTTTTGGGGAGGGGCTGGTGGTGCTTGTTGTGTTTAGGCACATGGACATGTTCTAGCTTTTCTCTTGCATCACCCATCATGACCTTCATGGGCTTCACCTGGGTTGGTCTCGAGGGACGAACATACCTCGATGTGGGAAGGTTAAGAGCCAGATTAGTGGATAAAGTATGTGCCATTTGTGTGTAGTGATGTTGTTTCTAGCTAGTGAGACCACAAACAGAATAAATTATTAAGGTTGTCAATGTTTAGATGAAGTGGGAGTGGTGTGAAATGAAATATATAGAAATTTGGACAACGAGAGATAGAGAATTCTGGAAAGCTCGACATCATCGGCAGCATAAAGTGGGGTCATGGGTTAACATTGAGATTCCAATTTGAAGCATTATTTTGCTTTCCAGAATTTTCCGGAACCAGACATTCTTATAGCAGATCCTTTCCACCTTTTGATCTTGTTAGATAAGCTTTTGACCACGTTTTATATGAGAGGCGTTCCATATCCAATCTTCACTACAAATCTACTATACACACTCGGTAATACCATGTCTGATTTTGATTTGTACATTAGAATGAAGCTCCTCAAAGTGAGGAGCATTTTaccttaaatagaaaaataaaaatccgaATATTTGGTGAGAAAATTAAGGGACTAGATTTTAATATTAATGGttgtttttaagagaaaaataagaaacaatggttataattattaatataaaaatgaactaatgataaaaatttatgGATTTGTTGagagtttttatttcttttttaaagtgAATCACTCAATTTAAGtctttttaagataaatttcaCCACAAACacatatagaaaaaaatgaaaaaaattataaattaaaactaacttaTGTAGAAGTTAACATTAACGAGATACTAAATAATTTTAGCTTTtctaaaaagttaattttcaCTCATAcataaacttattaaaatatatatacataattttcactcatatatatatatatatatatatatatatatatatatatatatatatatatatatatatatatttccgtcttgtctttttctcttattaagtttttatgtataaacttattaaaattgggctaatttattatacaatagtaatgattttttaaaatttcaagcaattttataaaaaaaataattttttagaataaaaaaattaagtttacattactataataaaataacgtttttcatttttttttctttaaataattgaagtataaaaattaatataaaatataacctACCTCCTTAAACTTTATCTCATTcgtttaaatacttaaattttgaaaacGTGCAGTAATGCAGTGCCACATAAGATTTATCCATAATGGTTTCCACCTCATAATGAGGTGTTtcaatttactaaaaaaatgaggTGTTTCAATCTTCACTTAATCGAATAAGATTGACATATTTTGGACCACAATTTGCAAGAGTCGGATACAAACCGAAACCTCCCATATTaactgaagaagaaaaaagtctCTCTTTTTTCTGCTAGAAATTTCTTCTAGCTATCCGaataatttctaaaagggtTTATATTTTAGCATATTCTTTTCTAAGATTGCAAAAAGgtttatttcatattaaattgACCTATTtccatattataaatatatctcaatatttattattaaataaaagatttttagAAACTAGCTTTTCATTAATTCACGTAATTTATCATCAATTAAGTATCTCTTTTTTTAATACCATTACTTCAATTTAGTTAAtgctaatttaattttgaattaaattttaaaattataattataatataccaTTTTTAAATTGGCACATGTATAAATTGTATGctttcatttaaataatttataatttattttcataattctttccttaattttaaaatcttgcctctttaacttaattttagatttttatctaataaaatagaaatttaattatttcagaATTCTTTCCTAAGATATGTTATTCCACCATTATTTAGCaaacaagaagaagaacgaGAAGGCAAATCAAGAAATGGCCCTGCACTATTGCTCACTTTCTTTCTAATGTGGTTCGGCAAACCCAacgtttttgtttttgaaatgatCCTCCTCAAACTCTTGCTGAGGGATATCTTAGAATAGTCTTGTTATTTTTCCccagtttaataaaaaaaaataaaaatcaagaagCTTATGTAAATAACTCGTTCTTAAAATTCAAGGGTTAATCGCACGTGAATATTATACTTTAGCTTATCGTTTTTATGtgcaaatataatttacataaacAGCTAGCTAATACTATAGCCATAAGACGAACATACGTTGTGAATTCTACAAATTTTCCAGATTGCATCGAGTTTAGAAGATCACAATTCTAGAGTAAATTGGTCTAGTTGAAATGCAATCTCTAAGTAAATTCCTGTCAAATAAAATGCATAGATATTACAACCCGTAATTTACACAACAATTCCAGGAATCTCTTGAACTGATAACGGTGCCATTACATGTCATCCTACATGCTATCCATTCCAAAGCATCATGGATTACAACATACACGAGTGATCAATCAGTA encodes:
- the LOC102668424 gene encoding protein WVD2-like 4; this translates as MAESSACLVRSFSSPAETTCYEGNPILALGESISFGRFMTESLDWEKWSTFSHNRYVEEAEKYSKPGSVAAKKAYFEAHYKRKAAERAAAVIQEANAQANGTFEAQVHEGNCADSSSETSSNVENTVAANEQPDNETVNYQVVECADRDQHKCDARQSDLDISNVEGAEDVPRHHTATDLNVESCRFVDNSNSNQLYLVEDNTDIAVPAEEMTLDHVPVDQEVLALPVKGREVNSSPKLSTKTGVANHSRSFDERKAAVPPRSGINSGPMGKKSVGGLVEKKRLTAQSVHMSINLPSGTGETRKRTAAASQSRNGLNNFSTSKKSVGGLVEKKRITAPSLYMSINLPSGAGITSKTATVVTKPRNGINFAAKSLKSVGDSVEKGPTKRSLHMSINLPSGAGETSKTASVLEQNRIKKNHSNIPKNNPGALRTSTKVSHGLLNQASANPPSRDRSCLKSSSPTKSNPQSATISAPFRFRSEERAVKRKEFLQRMDETKSKEEEKVKLQRTLKGKTEHDHKKLQQSSGSISKLNEDKPGESQSPSNQTRKISLTLPRSPKLGRKASSSSSTVQDKSLGNSWKPPISTSKRTTEKNNRTTRQSVTLLSNNTRENASPNIQQ
- the LOC100811966 gene encoding putative heat shock protein, with product MAHTLSTNLALNLPTSRYVRPSRPTQVKPMKVMMGDAREKLEHVHVPKHNKHHQPLPKNKVAPTPPVGLWDRFPTARTVQEMMETMERMMEDPFAFSTLEWPSSPLPSEGVGGYRRRGRAPWEIKECESEYKMRFDMPGMNKEDVKVWVEEKMLVVKAEKAQKKKQENEIVELQQEKQQEEEEWSAKSYGRYSSRIALPDNVQFENIKAEVKDGMLYITIPKATSYSNILDIQVQ